A genomic stretch from Terriglobales bacterium includes:
- the iscU gene encoding Fe-S cluster assembly scaffold IscU, whose translation MAYSDKVLDHYTNPRNVGSLDKASPDVGTGLVGAPECGDVMKLQIKVNAETQRIEDAKFKTFGCGSAIASSSLATEWVKGKTVDEALGIKNTDIVRELALPPVKIHCSVLAEDAIRAAIGDWKKKQGAAEGKPVEAKAGD comes from the coding sequence ATGGCATACAGCGACAAGGTTCTGGATCACTACACCAACCCGCGGAACGTCGGATCGCTCGACAAGGCGAGCCCCGATGTGGGCACCGGCCTGGTGGGCGCGCCCGAGTGCGGCGACGTGATGAAGCTGCAGATCAAGGTCAACGCCGAGACGCAGCGCATCGAAGACGCCAAGTTCAAGACCTTCGGGTGTGGCTCCGCCATCGCTTCCTCTTCGCTGGCCACCGAGTGGGTGAAGGGCAAGACGGTGGATGAGGCGCTGGGCATCAAGAACACCGACATCGTGCGGGAGCTGGCACTGCCGCCGGTGAAGATCCACTGCTCGGTGCTGGCGGAGGACGCCATCCGCGCCGCGATCGGCGACTGGAAGAAGAAGCAGGGCGCCGCCGAGGGTAAGCCGGTCGAGGCCAAGGCCGGCGATTAA
- a CDS encoding IscS subfamily cysteine desulfurase, translating into MSATSGNGQNVKLPIYMDYHATTPMDPRVLEAMVPYFTEKFGNAASRNHPFGWAAEEAVETAREQIAKLIGATAKEIIFTSGATESDNLAIKGVAHMYREKGNHIITCVTEHKAVLDTCKHLEKEGFRVTYLPVQADGRIDLDDLKRAIDDKTILVSIMAANNEIGVLQPIEEIGRICKERGVLFHTDAVQALGKVPFDVNKANISLASLTAHKLYGPKGVGALYVRRKNPRVQLAPIIDGGGHERGMRSGTLNVPGIVGFGKACELAMQEMPEESKRLGALRDRLKAKLMEGLDEVFVNGSLEHRLPGNLNMSFAYVEGESLLMGINDVAVSSGSACTSATLEPSYVLKALGTGDDLAHSSIRFGLGRFTTDAEVDYVAARLTEVVRRLRELSPLYEMAKEGIDLKKVSWAAPAESH; encoded by the coding sequence ATGAGCGCCACCAGCGGAAACGGGCAGAATGTGAAGCTACCCATCTACATGGACTACCACGCCACCACGCCCATGGACCCGCGCGTGCTCGAGGCCATGGTGCCCTACTTCACGGAGAAGTTCGGTAACGCCGCCAGCCGCAACCATCCGTTCGGCTGGGCCGCCGAAGAAGCGGTGGAGACCGCGCGCGAACAGATCGCAAAGCTCATCGGCGCGACCGCCAAGGAGATCATTTTCACGTCCGGCGCCACCGAGAGCGACAACCTCGCCATCAAGGGCGTGGCGCACATGTACCGCGAGAAAGGCAACCACATCATCACCTGCGTCACCGAGCACAAGGCGGTACTGGACACCTGCAAGCACCTGGAGAAGGAAGGCTTCCGCGTCACCTACCTGCCGGTACAGGCGGACGGACGCATCGACCTGGACGACCTTAAGCGCGCCATCGACGACAAGACGATCCTGGTCTCCATCATGGCAGCCAATAACGAGATCGGCGTGCTGCAGCCCATCGAAGAGATCGGACGAATCTGTAAGGAGCGCGGCGTACTGTTCCACACCGACGCGGTGCAGGCTCTGGGTAAGGTTCCGTTCGATGTGAACAAGGCCAACATCAGCCTGGCTTCGCTGACGGCGCACAAGCTGTATGGACCCAAGGGCGTGGGCGCGTTGTACGTGCGACGCAAGAATCCACGCGTGCAGTTGGCGCCCATCATCGACGGCGGCGGCCACGAGCGCGGCATGCGCTCCGGCACGCTCAACGTCCCCGGCATCGTGGGCTTCGGCAAGGCCTGCGAACTGGCCATGCAGGAAATGCCGGAAGAGTCCAAGCGCCTGGGGGCGCTGCGCGACCGCCTGAAAGCAAAGCTGATGGAGGGGCTCGACGAGGTGTTCGTCAACGGCTCACTCGAGCACCGGCTGCCCGGCAACCTGAACATGAGCTTCGCCTACGTGGAAGGCGAATCGCTGCTCATGGGCATCAACGACGTGGCGGTGTCGAGCGGTTCGGCCTGCACATCGGCGACGCTGGAGCCCTCGTACGTGCTCAAGGCGTTGGGCACGGGCGACGACCTGGCGCACAGCTCGATCCGCTTCGGCCTGGGCCGCTTCACCACGGATGCCGAGGTGGACTACGTGGCGGCCAGGCTGACGGAAGTGGTCCGCCGGCTGCGCGAACTTTCGCCACTCTACGAGATGGCCAAGGAAGGCATCGACCTCAAGAAGGTGAGTTGGGCTGCTCCAGCGGAGAGCCACTAA
- a CDS encoding iron-sulfur cluster assembly accessory protein, translating into MSATTEKTEATFPQAGPAAAPSAPARSIQVTDRALAKIRSAMEKENVSPSEGGLRLGVQGGGCSGLTYNIRFDSKARERDRVFEFGGVRLFVDPKSFIYLHGMTLDYQESLMQQGFVFVNPNASKSCGCGTSFSG; encoded by the coding sequence ATGTCTGCGACCACGGAAAAAACGGAGGCCACGTTCCCGCAGGCCGGTCCTGCGGCCGCGCCCTCGGCGCCGGCGCGCAGCATCCAGGTGACCGATCGCGCGCTGGCGAAGATCCGCTCGGCCATGGAGAAAGAGAACGTCTCGCCGTCGGAGGGCGGGCTGCGGTTGGGCGTGCAGGGCGGCGGATGCTCGGGTCTGACCTACAACATCCGTTTCGACTCCAAAGCGCGCGAGCGCGACCGCGTCTTCGAATTCGGCGGCGTGAGGCTTTTCGTGGATCCGAAATCGTTCATCTACCTGCACGGCATGACGCTGGACTACCAGGAGTCGCTGATGCAGCAGGGCTTTGTCTTCGTCAACCCGAACGCCTCGAAGTCGTGCGGCTGCGGGACGTCGTTCTCGGGCTGA
- a CDS encoding Rrf2 family transcriptional regulator: MLKLTKKADYGLMAVKHLAEFHGEGSCRAKDIAEAYNIPLEALAKILQRLVKAGLLHSHQGMNGGYALAREPQRITALEVIRAIDGPLFITSCLNHEIECYQSLKCTVREPLRKVNESIEQVLGRITMSDLAENGAARTEKEKPAHELVGIVSARP; this comes from the coding sequence ATGCTGAAGCTGACCAAGAAAGCGGATTACGGGTTGATGGCGGTGAAACACCTGGCGGAGTTCCACGGCGAGGGTTCGTGCCGCGCCAAGGACATCGCCGAGGCCTACAACATTCCTCTGGAAGCGCTGGCGAAGATCCTGCAGCGTCTGGTGAAGGCCGGGCTACTGCATTCGCACCAGGGGATGAACGGTGGCTACGCGCTAGCGCGCGAGCCGCAGCGCATCACGGCGCTGGAAGTGATCCGGGCCATCGACGGGCCGTTGTTCATCACTTCCTGTCTGAACCATGAGATCGAGTGTTACCAGAGTCTGAAGTGCACGGTGCGCGAACCACTGCGCAAGGTGAACGAGAGCATCGAGCAGGTGCTGGGACGGATCACCATGTCCGACCTGGCGGAGAACGGTGCTGCCCGAACGGAGAAGGAGAAGCCGGCCCACGAGCTGGTCGGCATCGTGAGCGCCAGGCCGTGA